Genomic DNA from Chlorocebus sabaeus isolate Y175 chromosome 6, mChlSab1.0.hap1, whole genome shotgun sequence:
ccactttggcctcccaaagtgtcaggattacaggcatgagccactgtgcctggccattattTATGTTCTGGATAATGTCAGACACTGGCAGGAGAGGAGCACAGCTCCACTGGTTGTGGTGTGGACTGGATAAGTGGGTAGAGTGGAGGTGAACAGATCCCTGGAGGAGGGCACAAGGGAGAGAGGAGTGGGGGGGGGTGGTCCTGCACAGGAAGAATGAGGAGATCCAGATGGAGACCCCAGCATCTGAGCCCTGTGCAGCTGCACTGAGTGAACACGGGTTGGGGAAGGAGGCAAAGATTGTGACAGGCAGGGTGGGTGCAGAAAGAGCTGGGGGGAGGGAGGACTCTGGGTGAGGCCAGTGACACTAATCCGAGCTCTCTTAATCCTCTGCTCCTCAGGGACTGCAAGGGGAGTTGTGGGCTTTAAAGGCTGCAGCTCATCTTCGTCTTACCCTGCACAAATCTCCTACCTTGTCTCCCCACCCGGAGTGTCCATTGCCTCCTATAGTCGCGTCTGCCGGTCTTATCTCTGCAACAACCTCACCAGTTTGCAGCCTTTTGTGAAACTCAAGGCCAGCGCTCCTAAGTCTATCATATCTGCTTCCCGTAGCTGCCCGACCTGTGTGGGCGAGCACACGAGGGATTGCCTCCCAAATTTTGTCACCACTGATTCTTGCCCCTTGGCTGCCTCTACGTGTTACAGTTCCACCTTAAAACTTCAGGCAGGTGAGAGGAAAGGAATTTTGTTTATCAAATGCCTACTCTGCCAGGTGCTGTCCAGCACCTTCACATCTCAGAGAGGCTGGTGGGATCCGGAGGTGGGATTGGGGTTGCAAGGGACAGGGCGTATGAATTccaaggaagaaggggaaggtgCCTGGTGCCTAAGTCTCTGATGGGAGAGCAGGTGTTCTGGTTTGTGAGGGGCCTCTGGGAAGAAGGCAggggtcttttatttatttatttatttatttatttatttatttatttatttttgagatggagtcttgctctgttgcccaggttggagtgcagtggtctgatctcggcccactgcaacctctgcctcccaggttcaagtgattctcacaccccagcctcctaagtagctgtgattataggcatgtgccaccatgcctggctaatttttgtatttttaagggagatggggttttgccatgttggccaggctagtcgggacctcctggcctcaagtcctcgagtgatccacctgcctcggcctcccaaagtgctgggattacagggtgagccactgcacctggctaaagGCAGGGCTCTTAAGTCTTGAAAGTGTTCCTgacttctccctctcttccttacAGGGTTTCTCAATACCACCTTCCTCCTCATGGGCTGTGCTCGTGAACATAACCAGCTTTTAGCGGATTTTCATCATATTGGGAGCATCAAAGTGACCGAGGTCCTCAACATCTTAGAGAAGTCTCAGATTGTTGGTGCAGCATCCTCCAGGCAAGGTCCTGCTTGGGGTGTCCTCTTAGGCCTCCTGTTTGCCTTCAGGGACTGACCATCTAACTGCACCCGACAAGCACACAGACTCTTTCACATAACAAATAAAATAGCAGAGTTCCCTTTCTGCGTTGTCCTGTGGTCCATGAGAGTGCAGAGGTGAGGAAGGTGTGAGGAAGGCCAAGCATGTCCAGGGAGTTGGGGACCCAGGAAGAGGAGCCTGGCAAAGTGACAGTGTCCTGCCCAGCAGCTAGGGGAGCTGAAATagtccttttctccttccccttcctctggaggcttgcgctccagcctgggttcaGCTACTGATCAAGGTCTGATTTCTGAGACCCTGGCCAAATCTCTCCCTTTttatgggcctcagtttcctcctctttaaaaGAAAGGGTCTTATGAGTTAGAGAAGAGTCTCCtcaggccaatttttttttcttcctttttttgagatgggggtctgtctcactatgttgcctggtcCGGTCTCGAAtctttggcctcaagtgatcctcctgcctcagcctccttggtagctgggaTTTCACATGGGAGCTACTGTGTTTGGCCACCAGGGTGATTATTATCTGGGATTACTTATTGAGTAGCTACTctgtatgccagacactgtgctagtaTCTGTGCTAGTGTTTTACATACAGgatatcatttaatcctcacaagaccTCCGTGAGGCAGCTTTTATCTCTATTTTGCAAAGAGGAAACTGGCTCTAGGAGGTGAAACCTGCTCAAAGTAGCATCTCCCTTACCTCCCCTGCAGATTTCTGTCCCTGCTGAGGGAATTTCGTTGAGAGATTGGAGAACTGAGATGATTTTATCTgctcagtagtttttttttttggtaagttgGGAAATatggaagagagaggaaagagcagGGCTGGCGTGGTTGTTTTTTACCCGGAGTTCAGGTTCTGGGCTCCTAGGAAAGGAGAACAGTGTGATTCTTGTCTCTGGCCGTAAGGGGGCAGCAGATACACTCACCCTGCAACTTCATGCCTTTtaatgagtgtgtgagtgtgtgtgtgtgtgtgtgtgtgtgtgagtttgtgtgtttAGGGGTGGGAAGTAGGGAATGCAGAGTCTCTGTGTCAGGCCATTTATGTGTGGAAACTCAGTTTATTTCTCTCTACTATCTTGTGAGGTTTAAAGGCGGTGACTTAGGGTACCTTTACTGTGGGTTAGGCATTTTCTGTGCATTACCTCATTCATCCTTACTACAACCTTATTAAATAGATGTTGTCGCCTCTGTGTTTGCATTTTACAGGCGAGGACACAGGCTTAACCCCTCAAGGCCACGAAGCCCACCTTTGTTAGTGGCTTGAGCAAGTGGGGTCTGAAGCACAGGTGGcctgcacctggcctcagaaGTGGAACTGGTATGAGGTTTTGGTTACCATGGACCTCCATGACCCCCATGACCAATCTAGGTTCTGGAAGGGGTGGTTAGGAAGCCAGAATAGTCACAGCAAGTGGGATAGGGCTGGGTGGAGACCAGTGAGCCTATGACAAGAGGCCTTAGGTCACAGAGGGAGGTTTTAGTAGATGAGTTTTATCAGCAGGCTTCGCCCACCTCTTCCTAACATCTGACCAACTGGCCTGTTAGTTTTAGAAGGCTGAGCTGAGGCCTGGGTGGGCCAAGGTATACTTTCACAGATTGTCTTCAACCCACTAGCCAAGGTGGTTGAAGACATCAATGATCTTCAAAGGGAATGGACAAGTCAAAGGAAATGGTGTCCTACGTGTCCCAAATGGACGGCTTAATCCTGATACCAGGGACAGGACATATTAACTACATACAAAGGGTTATATGTAACAAAAATATTGGATATAGAGTGTGATTTAACAAATCCCAAGGACTCATCACCTAGCCCAAGAAATGGAGCATCAGGAGTAACTTGCTTTTTCCCACTGTGTTGTAGGCAGAGACAGTGGCTTGAGTCTTAGAGGTAGGGACATTCACTGTGAAGCTGGAGCAGACTCAGCCTCTCCAAGGTCATACTTTGGCTACAGAAAACAGTCCTGCCAGGGGTGTCAACAACCCTCGCCAACAACCCTAACATTTAGTCATGTGCACAGGGCTCACGACAAACACATTATAAAAGAATCAGGTTCTCCCTCATTGCGTCTTTCTCAGGCAGaacagactgggtggcttttCCTGGCAGTTTCTTCTTCCCATCTGTGTGCTCCCTGCAGCAGTGTTTGCAGATGACCCTTCCAGGGTCACTATCCATGGTGCTGATGTCCATGAACTATTGAAGGGCTGGTGAGTTGTGATCTTCCAGTCACAtctcttttattgtttgtttttcttttcttttgttttcttttttcttttcctttttttttttttttttctgagatggagtctcactctgtcaaccaggttgaagtgtagtggcatgattttggcttactgcaacctccacctcccaggttcaagtgattctcctgcctcagcctcccgagtagctgggattacaggcatgtgccaccatgcctggctaatttttgtatttttagtagagacggtgtttcggcatgttggtcaggctggtctcaaactcctgacctcaggtgatccactcccgtcggcctcccaaagtgctgggattacaggtgtgagacatcaCACCTGGCCACATCTCTCATTCTTAACAACTGAGCTTGTCACTGAGGAGAAGGTGGAGAGGTACTAGGGGCATGGAGagccctctgtctccctctctcaggACTTGGATGGTGCTGGGGATGTCACTACAAAAACTGACGCCACAGTCAGGATAACCCTATCCAGGTGCCCATGTGTAGTTTGTAGTGAACAATCATGATAAAATGGCCTTGAGAGGAGTGAAGGATAGAACAAGCACCTCTCAAAGATGCACACATCCTCATCCCAAGATGTGTGAATACGGCACATGGTAAAAGACACTTAGCAGATAAATGAAGGATAATGACATGGGGAGATTATTGCGGTTTATCCAGGTGGGTCCAAAATAACCACAAGTCCCTTCCTTacgagagagggaggcagggaagtcaGTGAGGATGGAGGCACAGCACAGAGAGGTTTCAAGATGCTGTACTTCtcgctttgaagatggaggaaggggccaaagttaaggatgcaggcagcctctagtaATTGGAAAAGGTGAGGGAGCAGACTTTTCCCTGGAGCTGCCAGGAAGAACACAGCCAAGTGGAcacattgttgttgttttatgccactaagtTTAGCAATGGAGTTGtcatctctgttgcccaggccggcatgcagtggtgtgatcagagctcattgcagcctcaacctcctgggctcaagcgatcctcccgcttcaacctcctgagtagttgggaccaaggcacacaccaacatgcctggcctgtgGGAATTTGTCACAGCATCAACAGGAAACTGACACAAGAGATGTCACCTTGTCTCATCTGACGACGTGTGCAGGCGGGCTAAGGAATCATTTAGAGCTAAATCCTCATGTAAATTTAcaggttgtttttccttttcccatctCATGGCAAACAATCCTGGGCAGTGGCAGAACATCCTCAGGAACCATGGCTCTGTGCTTTAGTGCAGGGACCAGCCTGATTGTGGGAAGGTGGCACCTGGTCTGAGTGAACCTCCATGAGATCATTACACTCCCCGGGGCCCTCAGGAAGGACAGAGAACCTCTGGCCCAGGTATGTGGTGGAGCTGCAGGTGAGGCCTGAGTGGAGGGCCCTGCAGGCCAAGGAGAAGAGGAGACAGGTGGTCCCATTGCCACAGGAGACTGCGTGAGCTTTAGGTG
This window encodes:
- the LYPD4 gene encoding ly6/PLAUR domain-containing protein 4 isoform X1; this encodes MGPQHLRLVFCLLGAISTLPRVGALLCYEATASRFRAVAFHNWKWLLMRNMVCKLQEGCEETLVFIETGTARGVVGFKGCSSSSSYPAQISYLVSPPGVSIASYSRVCRSYLCNNLTSLQPFVKLKASAPKSIISASRSCPTCVGEHTRDCLPNFVTTDSCPLAASTCYSSTLKLQAGFLNTTFLLMGCAREHNQLLADFHHIGSIKVTEVLNILEKSQIVGAASSRQGPAWGVLLGLLFAFRD
- the LYPD4 gene encoding ly6/PLAUR domain-containing protein 4 isoform X2 — encoded protein: MGPQHLRLVFCLLGAISTLPRMSCGAGCYKTQKGTARGVVGFKGCSSSSSYPAQISYLVSPPGVSIASYSRVCRSYLCNNLTSLQPFVKLKASAPKSIISASRSCPTCVGEHTRDCLPNFVTTDSCPLAASTCYSSTLKLQAGFLNTTFLLMGCAREHNQLLADFHHIGSIKVTEVLNILEKSQIVGAASSRQGPAWGVLLGLLFAFRD